AGCCGGCCATAACAGGGTTCGGCTGTCCGCGGTTCCGGTTGAACGGGTCGGGCTTTCCGGCGAACAGATACCTCTGGACAAGAATATGGCCGACACGGTCCTGGTCACGTACTCGCTGTGCACCATACCTGACGCGGTCGCCGCGCTGATGGAGATGCGCCGCATCCTGAAACCGGGCGGGCGGCTGCTGTTCCTTGAACATGGTGCCGCGCCGGAAGAGAGCGTGCGCAAATGGCAGGCCCGCATCGATCCGGTATGGAAGCGGATTGCCGGCGGTTGTCATTCCGGGCGCCCGATTCCGCAACTGCTTGAGCAGGCCGGATGGAAAATCGGCGAAATGGAGCAGGCCTATATCAGTGGCCCGAAACCGCTGGCCTATAATTACTGGGGGTCGGCAGGCGTAGCGTGATGGGAGTTCTTGTTGGTCGAACAACTTATCCTCCCTGCGGTCGGGTCGTTCTCCGACTCTGAACAACCGTGGGGATGAATTCTGGAACCAGGCCCGACGGGCCTCGGGCCGGTCAGGCCCGCCGCCGCGGAGCGCAGCCTTCGGCTGCTTGCGTGAGCGAAATCAACTTTATCCTGGAACAGCTTGTCCCCGCTTCGCTCGCGCCGTTCTTGATAGCCGAACAGCTTTGCTCGGCCCGTTCCCTTGCCTCGCGCCGTTCTGTTACCAGCCCTGTGTCGTCATGAAGTTGTCGAACAGGTTTCGGGTCAGTGAGGTGAGCTGCGGTTGGGCCTCTTCGACATGGCCGACAAAGTTCGTGTAGGCATCTTCGGATTTGCCGGTCTTGTTCATTTCCGTCTGCCAGGACGGTGCCCAGCCGCGGACAGTTGCGGCATCCCATTCATGATGGAACTGGGTTGAATAGGCATGCGTGCCGACGGTCATCATCTGAATGGCGCACAGGTCCGACGACCCATGCACCAGCGCCGCACCTGGTGCCTGTTTTACCTCCGCAGAATGCCACTGGGTGACGGTTTGGCTGCCTTTGACCGGGGCCGTATCATCGAATGCCACGGTACACACGCCGACCTCCGTCGTGCCGCCATAGCCCACATCGCCGCCCAGAGCGGTGGCCAGCAACTGATGGCCCAGGCACAGGCCGATATAGGGTTTGGCGCGCGTCTCCACCCAGTCGCGGATCACAGTCTTTTCTGCGCTCAGCCAGGCGTGTTCGTCTTCTTCCCAGACCTGTTGGGCACCACCCAGGACAACAACCAGGTCGATGCCGGACATGTTGTCAGGGGTTTCACCGTTGTGCCAGTCAAGGAACGAGACATCGAATCCGCGGTCGCGCAGAAGCGCGGGGAAACAACCGCCGGTATCATCACTCATATGACGGAAGACAAGTGCAGTGCGGGTCATTCAGCGGTAATCTTGGCCAGCTTCTTCTGTGGCAGCGACTGAGGCAGCGGCTGCAGGTGGGCCTGCGGGCAGAAATCCGCAATCTGCTTCCACGATGTGTTGTTCAGGTTCATTTCGCAACGGCGAAGATTGCCGCGAATACACAAGGTGGTGCCGAGTTCGAAATACTCGCCATACAGGCGGCACCGGCAATTGGGATCAGCACTGGCAGCGGGAGCGGCCAGCAGGAAAACGCTTGAAATGAGCAAATATGCCATCGATTTCATGGCGCAATGATAGCGTAAATGGGATTTTTACGCTAGAGCAACAAATAT
Above is a window of Anderseniella sp. Alg231-50 DNA encoding:
- a CDS encoding methyltransferase domain-containing protein yields the protein MGFYNRHIMPRMINCVCSMGQFSDQRQKIVPRAEGLVVEIGIGSGLNLPHYDAGKVHKVIGVDPDEQMWKAGHNRVRLSAVPVERVGLSGEQIPLDKNMADTVLVTYSLCTIPDAVAALMEMRRILKPGGRLLFLEHGAAPEESVRKWQARIDPVWKRIAGGCHSGRPIPQLLEQAGWKIGEMEQAYISGPKPLAYNYWGSAGVA
- a CDS encoding glutamine amidotransferase-related protein, which encodes MTRTALVFRHMSDDTGGCFPALLRDRGFDVSFLDWHNGETPDNMSGIDLVVVLGGAQQVWEEDEHAWLSAEKTVIRDWVETRAKPYIGLCLGHQLLATALGGDVGYGGTTEVGVCTVAFDDTAPVKGSQTVTQWHSAEVKQAPGAALVHGSSDLCAIQMMTVGTHAYSTQFHHEWDAATVRGWAPSWQTEMNKTGKSEDAYTNFVGHVEEAQPQLTSLTRNLFDNFMTTQGW